TTTATTACAACGAACTTGTCTTATTACCCTCACGAGTCTCGTCTCTTTCACAATTCAATGGCTTATTTTtaagtgtgtttttttatccatcgtgtaagtttttttttgagttgtttaaataaaaatttgtatgaTGAAAAATGTTCACTAGCAAAATACTTGACCCTGAAGTATCCTAAATTTTTCTGGTTCATACTCAAATGTTAGgcttactttgttttctttggtcaCCTAAAAAAAAGTGGACTGATCAGCCTAATTATTTGTGCAAACTTTAATGATTGGGCTGCATCTCTTTCTTATGAGCCCATTATATGGGCCCAGAAGTTAACAGTTGCTTGTCTAACCTTCTCGGAATAGTTATTTGGGCCTTATATTTGGGCTTGATTCCACGCTTCATGAAACGGAAGTTAATCCGGTAGTGTTCTCCTGGTCCATGCTGCGGAAAATATGAGCAAGGTTAATTTGGCAACTTGTTGATGcagctttttattttcttggattttttttttaatttctaagtATGTTTAGGCAATGTTCCAATATTCATACAgctaaaaaaatgttaatattcaCAATCATCTTTTGTTTAACCACTAACTTATAACATTTTAAACCGAAGAATAATTGACGAGTCAATGTTGAGTAAACCGGAACAATTTTGCTTTTCATTTATAAACCTTTAAACGACGTCGTTACGATAGACGCTTCCAGCTTCGTTTTATTTCTAGCTTTAGAGcgtctctttcctttttcgtttacttttcaatattttccCCTAAAAATGTCGATTCCTTCTGTAATTGCTCTAACGGCTACTTTTTCTCCAGAGCATCATAAGATACCTCAACGTTAACgataacaaattaattaagatcAGTTTCGATCAATTGCTTGTGATCCGATTAGAGAGTTCCGGAGATGGAACAGCCGAAGAAAGTTGCTGATAGGTATCTAAAGCGAGAGGTTCTTGGTCAAGGTACTTATGGAGTCGTCTTCAAAGCTACTGATACAAAGGTGAAGATGATTCCTCTCTCaattcttcatattttttgtcGATCCCATCGAAACTAGGGTTCCAATTCTGTCGTGTGTCTTTTGACGTGTCTCTTCCTGGGAACAATTTGGTTAAATCTGATAGCTCTTAGGTTTTAAATCAGCTAAAGTTTCGATCTTTACACTAATATGTGTTCTTAGAAGTCAAAGTTTGCATTTTTATGTTCTTAATGGATTTAAAGTGtgtagtttttgtttaagtttgtATAAGGAagctgatttgttttgttgtggcAATTTGTAGAATGGAGAAACTGTAGCGATCAAGAAAATAAGACTTggtaaagagaaagaaggtgTGAATGTAACAGCTCTTAGAGAAATCAAATTACTTAAAGAGCTTAAGCATCCACATATAATTGAGTTGATTGATGCGTTTCCTCACAAGGAGAATTTGCACATCGTGTTTGAGTTCATGGAGACTGATCTCGAAGCAGTTATCCGAGATCGTAATCTCTATCTTTCGCCTGGTGATGTCAAATCTTACCTCCAAATGATATTGAAAGGTCTTGAATATTGCCATGGCAAATGGGTTCTGCACAGGTACTATCATTGGAACTTAGAAGCAGAACTTGTTCTATCTCTAATAAGGTCTGTTTTGATTTAAACTTATGGATGATCATTCGTATTTGTTTCAGAGATATGAAGCCAAACAACTTGTTGATAGGACCCAATGGACAGCTGAAACTTGCAGATTTTGGGTTAGCACGTATATTTGGTAGCCCAGGTCGTAAGTTTACCCACCAGGTatgctttgtttgttgtgaCAATGCTATTTATGTAGTAGTTCTGCTATCTTTCGTATCTTGATGTCCTTTAGCAATTTTCATAGGTGTTTGCTAGATGGTATAGAGCACCTGAACTTTTGTTTGGTGCAAAACAATATGATGGTGCAGTTGATGTTTGGGCTGCTGGCTGCATTTTTGCTGAACTTCTATTACGCAGACCATTTCTTCAGGTGAACCTCCATTTTGATTGTGTAGTAATCCAGTGCATCTGTCTACTTGTTTATCTAACTTACTTATTCCATTGCAGGGAAACAGTGATATTGATCAATTAAGCAAAATCTTTGCTGCCTTTGGGACTCCAAAAGCAGATCAGTGGCCTGACATGATCTGCCTTCCTGATTATGTAGAGTATCAATTTGTCCCTGCTCCTTCTTTACGTTCTTTACTCCCAACGGTTAGTGAGGATGCTTTAGATTTGTTGTCAAAGATGTTCACCTATGACCCCAAGTCTAGAATATCGATTCAGCAGGCTCTAAAACACAGGTACCTAAAAATCTCCCCTATGGATAATGCATAAGAACAggttatttagttttgttctcaaaccttgatttctttttaaaggTACTTCACATCTGCACCTTCACCTACTGACCCTTTAAAGCTCCCAAGACCAGTTTCCAAGCAAGATGCTAAGTCATCTGATAGTAAACTTGAAGCCATTAAAGTGCTGTCACCAGCACATAAGTTTAGAAGAGTGATGCCTGACCGAGGAAAGTCTGGTAATGGTTTCAAGGACCAGAGTGTTGATGTCATGAGACAAGCTAGCCATGATGGACAAGCACCAATGTCTTTAGATTTCACCATCTTAGCTGAGCGGCCACCAAACCGACCAACCATCACCAGGTAAAAACAATTGGTTTTATTACAGTCAGTTCTTGGTCAgcttaaaaaatgaaaacttttgaTGAATTCTTGATTTTTGGATTTGCAGTGCAGATAGATCTCATCTGAAGAGGAAACTTGATCTCGAGTTCCTATAGGATATCGCGTAACAGGCTTCTTCTTGACGTCGTTCTTCAGGTTCCTATAGCCTATAGGATCTCTCTTACTGGTTGGTTCCGTTCAGTAATTCCTGAAATTTTTCATATCACAACTAGTGATGACGAATAGTTTGAATCATTCTTTCTGtctaaaataaagaatataaAGCACAGATGATTAACTAATCATCATGTACACCCTTCATAGaaaaatctctgtttttggcCTATGTTTAGAAGAGAGCTCTGATCCCAAACTCATTCTTCGTTCATTTCCAATTTAAAGTCCAGAATTTTTAGTATCGAACACGTTGGTGTATtacatatatgaatttttgatCTCATTACACTAATGCTCGATGAGAATGGAAACACATCCAAGGAATTTCAATAACTATGTAACAATGGTAAAGTTTTCTAAAGACCAATGTACGGCCACATCAATTAGAAATTCCCAATAAGTTCATATGGGCATACAAGAATAAAGCACTCATTAAGCTCATTTGCAACTGCTTTTTCCTCAGACGTTTATTGATCATTGGACGTCACCATCTTTGTCATCTGAAGATCCGACTCTGTTCGTAGCTTTCTTTGCCTAATCAtgtaaaacaagaaacagaatcaCATTATGGCAGAgttattatacatataaaactGAGCCGATCAGTTAAAAGGTTTTACCTCTTTATCCCAGTTTGTGAATATAGTGACTAAGGAAAGACACAACACTTGAACAGACAATGCTGTTACGATTCCCAGCCAAAGCCCCTACAATATGAAAATaccacaaaataaaagtttctaTAAAACTAGTCTTGTGTTTGAACTTGAGAATGAGAAGGAGAGTTTAAGATTATTACCCGACCACCAATGTGGAAATGGAAACCAAGTAACAATCCTAATGGAACTCCAACAAGATAATATGATCCAAGATTCACACATGCTCCAATTTTCTGCCATCCACATCCTCTAGCAACCCCTGCAACCATAAATCAAAACTATTTGACCAGGATTCGAACCggacatatataaacaaggaACCAAAGCCAATCTTCTATCATTCAAAACCTGAGAGTACGCATTGTAAGCCATCAAGGAAGTTTCCACATGCAACAATCGGTATCATTGATGCGGCATATGCGATGATTTTCGGGTCGCTGCTAAAAGCATGACCTAAGATCTTCCGAATCGACAACAAAACTGTTACAACCACAATTCCCTCGGCTACTGCTATGCCTACAATGACATATACAGCCAGTTTTGCCACTTGTGGATTCCCTGCTCCTAACTCGTTTGAGACCCTTATGCTGCAAGTTAACAGAAACACACAAAGTGAGATAGGTTGGTTTgatgagatttttctttttatgagCTCTTGGATACATTTTGTTACTGACCTTGCAGCGCCACCAAGACCAACCGAAATCTGCCAGATTGTTAGGGAAGTATTTAGACTGAAAAGTTGCAGAAATGAGGTTGATcaaatataaagaagaagtaCACAAACTCTGAGTACCATAAGACAAAGATAACCGAAATCTACCAGATTGAAAGCACCGAAGTTTCTAAAACCGGGTTAGGAAGAAGGCCTGAGGCAAGAACCAGAAGCTCGAAGGACCAAAGCTCCAAACTGTTTCAAACAGAATTTGATTAAAATGCAGATACTGGAACCTGAACAATGCAGCATTTTATGTTTGATGACTTACCAGACCATGACCGCTGAAGGAAAAGCAATTTTAGAGAAATCATAAAGTTCTTGAAAAGCCTCTTTCGAAAACCCGGTCCAACTATGCGAGCAAGAAGGCGAAAACTTGACATAACACGAGAGGAGAATGACGTTGAACCAGTAAGAGACCGAAATAGCAAGAGCAGCTCCTCTGTATCCTAAACCAGTCTTCAACACAAACAACCAACAGAGAAGCAAATGAAGACATGTAGTGATACCAGAGCAGACAAAGACAGGGAACACATTGTTCTGCGCTTGCAAGAACCTGTTGATACATTGAAGCAGTCCGTAGGCGAAGAGGCTCGGGATCATGTATTTAGCGTAGGAGCCAGCAACACTTGCAATGGACTTGTCTTGATGGACCAATACGAGAATCTGTTCTGTGTTAGCCCAAATGATTGAGAGAGGAACAGAGAGTATAAGAAGTACAAACATTGCTCTCTGCATTTGAATTCCCAATTTTCCATATAGTTTTGCTCCGTAAGCTTGGCCACATAGTGTCTCCAATGCACTTGCTGTTCCCAACTGTTTCACATACACACAAACTTTGaacaaagttacaaaacagaggataacTAAGGTTATGTTATTGAAtgcactctttttttttttttgactggATCGTGAGAGATGGGACGAAGAAACGTACGAGGAAGGTGAAGCCGGTAACGGAGGCAAAGGAGGTGGCGATAGAGGCGgcagagagaggaagagagccAAGATGGCCAACGAACATGACGGAGATGACTTGGAGAGAGTATTGAAGAAGGCTAACACCAATGAGTGGAGCAGAAAGCCATAGCTGCTTCTTCACCTCCTCCTTCACACGAATCATCGTCGTGTCTTTCTCTGTGATCAGAAGCGGAGGCGTCACAccatcttccattttctctctgtttctcacaaaaaaatatgtcaaaaaaaaactaagagaaaTAGAATAACAACAaactatctctctctttgttccTAGTCTTTAGGGTTTGTGGAGCCGTCGTTGATATTTATGCATTTTTTAAGGAATGAAATCTTTTAATTATGTGGTAAATagaaattaatttcttttctacTTCCCCCTGAGGCagattatattttgttttattaaatgaCAACAACAATTGAAAGATGCTCACAATTCACAACCacgcatttttttttatattcaaagCTTCCGATTATATAGACAATGACGTGAGTGGCTCCTAGTTGCTCTTCTCTTATTCTATTCTCCATCGAGTCAGGAGACCACCTCAGACTCTGTCTCCGGTATTACTAGCAAAACTCTCCTTTAGCTTTCTTCACCAAAAGTTGTTATGATTACATAACCTATGAGGAGATTGGAAACTATGAGGAGAGGCACCATTATTGCTACATATTACAGAGATTAAGGCAATTTCCGAGAAAGTATTGAGGATTTTAGTACTAATGTACAGAAAGTTACAAAAGAGTGTGTTTACCAAGTGGGGAAAACTGAAGTTTCCAAAACAGGATTTTGGAAGTAAAGCCTGAGACTGAGAGGAAGACCATTTTCTTGTATGACCAAATCGTTATGATTCCATCAAGATATGATCAACATTAAAGATATGATATATACAAGAAGACATGAATCATATATGTGTACCACCAGTCTAACCAAACCATGAATGCAGATGGAAGACCAAAGAAACACCATAACGTTCTCAAGAGCCTCTGGGGAGAACCCGGTCCATGTTTTGGCGCAAGAAGGCGATAATTTAACGTAAATACTCAACAAGACAACATTAACCCAAAATGAAAGCGAAGTTGCTTGGGAAGCTTCTCTGATTCCCAAACCAGACTTCAACACCAAACCCCAACAAGCATGAACGTGAAGCAAAACCGGAACAGAGCATGAGAGGAAACACTCTGTTTTAGCTCGCAAAGAAAAGCACTTGAGAATCACGCACCCGATAAGGTCTGGGATCAAGAACACGATGTATGATCCAAAGGTTTAGGCAATGATCGCGTCTTGGTCAAGAAACACAAGAATGGATGATACATTGATCCATATAATGGATAATGGTAATTAAGCATAAAAGTACAAGAACTGCCGCGTTTCTTCTAGCCATTTCCCTCCACCGCCTCCACCGCAGGGACGTCTACGATTAACGGATTCGCCGGAGACTCATCAAAATTGGAATAGTGGTACGTAGTTGGCTAAATCGTAATCGTTTATGGCTTTTAAAGCAGtcaccaatcaaacaaaacctttGTATACGACGAATTTCACAACAGACATAGAAAAGGCCCACTGTAATAACCTTGTAAAGCCCAATAGAATTATTTAGTAAAGATTAGCGCGTTGTCATCACGCGCTGAATTTCCGCACAATGTGTAATTTCAATTGCAGATTTTTTTGGAGTCGCATAATTCTTCTTCAACCCCTAAAGATTTGAGATAATCTCTGAGGAGTTTCTCAGAGAAAAAATGCTTCAGCCAAGTCCTCCTCACTACTCTTCCTCTAGAGATGTcagacatcatcatcatcatcatcatcatcatcatcatctagcTCTGAGTTCTAAAGCTAGGGTTTTTCCACTTTCACTTCCCTGTAACTTCTCCTCTAGGGTTTCTTTTAAGCTTCAACTTCACTGCGccgcttcttcctcttcttcagtttctccACCTCGATGCTCTAAACCTAACCCAAGCTCTCGAAAACGCAAATATGGCGGCGTAATCCCTTCCATTTTGCGTTCTCTTGACTCTTCCACTGATATTGAAACAACTCTAGCTTCTCTTTGTCTCAATTTAAGCCCTAAAGAACAAACTGTTCTTCTTAAAGAGCAGACTCGTTGGGAAAGAGTTCTTCGTGTGTTTCGATTTTTCCAGTCTCACCAAAGTTATGTTCCTAATGTGATTCATTACAACATTGTGTTAAGAGCTTTAGGGAGAGCGGGGAAATGGGATGAATTGAGGCTTTGTTGGATTGAGATGGCTCATAATGGTGTTTTGCCTACTAACAATACTTATGGTATGCTTGTTGATGTTTATGGTAAAGCTGGTCTTGTTAAGGAAGCTCTTCTTTGGATTAAGCATATGGGACAGAGAATGCATTTCCCTGATGAAGTCACTATGGCTACTGTTGTTAGAGTTTTCAAGAACTCCGGTGAGTTTGATCGTGCTGATAGGTTCTTTAAAGGTTGGTGCGCTGGAAAAGTTGATCTTGATTTGGATTCTATTGATGATTTTCCTAAGAATGGTTCAGCTCAATCTCCTGTGAACTTGAAGCAGTTCTTGTCGATGGAGCTTTTTAAGGTTGGTGCAAGGAATCCTATTGAGAAAAGTCTGCATTTTGCATCTGGTTCAGACTCTTCTCCGAGGAAGCCAAGGTTAACTTCCACCTTCAACACTCTGATTGATTTGTATGGAAAGGCAGGTCGTTTAAACGATGCTGCTAATCTCTTCTCGGAGATGTTGAAATCTGGAGTACCTATAGATACTGTAACGTTTAACACGATGATACATACTTGTGGAACTCATGGGCATTTGTCAGAGGCTGAATccttgttgaagaagatggaagagaAAGGGATATCCCCTGATACTAAGACATATAATATCCTTTTGTCTCTTCATGCTGATGCTGGGGACATTGAGGCAGCTCTTGAGTACTATAGGAAAATTAGGAAAGTAGGACTTTTTCCTGATACTGTAACTCATCGAGCTGTTCTTCATATCTTGTGTCAGCGGAAAATGGTTGCAGAAGTTGAAGCTGTGATAGCTGAGATGGACAGAAATAGCATTCGCATTGATGAGCACTCTGTTCCTGTTATTATGCAGATGTATGTCAATGAAGGTTTAGTCGTACAGGCAAAAGCTCTGTTTGAGAGGTTCCAGTTGGATTGTGTGCTTTCGTCAACGACACTTGCAGCAGTTATTGATGTCTATGCTGAAAAGGGACTGTGGGTTGAAGCGGAGACTGTGTTCTATGGGAAAAGAAACATGTCAGGCCAGAGGAATGATGTTTTGGAGTACAATGTCATGATCAAGGCTTATGGTAAGGCCAAACTTCATGAGAAAGcactttctctcttcaaaGGGATGAAGAACCAAGGGACTTGGCCTGATGAGTGCACTTACAATTCCCTATTCCAGATGCTTGCTGGGGTTGATTTAGTGGACGAAGCCCAGCGGATCTTGGCTGAAATGCTGGATTCGGGCTGTAAACCTGGATGCAAGACCTATGCTGCTATGATAGCTAGCTATGTGCGGCTTGGCCTGTTGTCTGATGCAGTTGACCTGTACGAGGCAATGGAAAAAACAGGGGTGAAACCGAATGAAGTTGTTTATGGTTCCTTAATTAATGGGTTTGCTGAGAGTGGAATGGTCGAAGAAGCGATTCAATACTTTAGAATGATGGAAGAACATGGCGTTCAGTCCAATCATATCGTTCTGACTTCCCTTATCAAGGCTTATAGCAAAGTGGGGTGTCTTGAAGAAGCTAGGAGAGTGTATGACAAAATGAAGGATTCAGAAGGTGGCCCAGATGTTGCTGCATCAAACAGCATGCTAAGTCTGTGTGCAGATCTTGGCATAGTTTCTGAAGCAGAATCCATTTTCAATGCTCTCAGAGAAAAAGGCACATGTGATGTTATTTCGTTTGCAACAATGATGTACTTGTACAAGGGCATGGGCATGCTCGACGAGGCTATTGAAGTGGCTGAAGAAATGAGAGAGTCTGGTCTACTAAGTGACTGCACTTCATTTAATCAGGTTATGGCTTGCTACGCTGCTGATGGGCAGTTAAGTGAATGCTGTGAACTGTTTCATGAGATGTTAGTTGAAAGAAAGCTCTTGCTGGATTGGGGAACATTTAAAACGCTCTTCACGCTCTTGAAGAAAGGTGGGGTGCCAAGTGAAGCTGTGTCGCAGCTACAAACCGCATACAATGAAGCTAAACCACTGGCAACACCAGCAATCACTGCAACTCTGTTCTCAGCCATGGGTTTGTATGCATATGCGCTGGAATCATGCCAAGAGCTCACAAGTGGTGAAATTCCTCGCGAGCATTTTGCATACAACGCAGTGATATACACTTATAGTGCATCAGGAGACATTGACATGGCCCTAAAGGCATACATGAGAATGCAGGAAAAAGGTCTAGAACCAGATATTGTCACGCAAGCCTACCTTGTTGGGATATACGGGAAAGCGGGAATGGTGGAAGGTGTGAAGAGGGTACATAGCCGGCTGACGTTTGGGGAGCTTGAACCAAGCCAATCGTTGTTTAAAGCAGTTAGAGATGCTTATGTGAGTGCAAACAGACAGGACTTGGCTGATGtggtgaagaaagagatgagcATTGCTTTTGAAGCTGAAAGGGAGTGTAGTTCAAgatctggagaagaagaagaagacgatgaagaggAAAATTCTGAAGAAGACGAGGCATTTTGAAGTGTAGCCACAGATGTATGTAAGAAATATTGTAGAATATAGGATTTAGTGGAAATGGACTGTACAGTTTCACAGAAGCCAAAGGAAATATGCATACTTAAGCCTCAGATTGATCTCTGGTAAAGAAATGTGTATCTTAAAACtgttatagaaagaaaaaaaaaggttccaCAGGGTCAAATCTATAAAAGCGAGCACCTTTGGCTATGGTTTTGGTAGAGGAATTAGCATACGCTCCTTACAACAATAGATTGATTTGCATCATCGGGTTGGTCTTCTGTTGGTTTTGGTCTCTGGATTGAACATCTTTCTCCTGTCTTGCTTGCTCTTATTTTCAATTGTATAGCATCAAAGCCCATGAAAAGAGCCAGATGTTCTGGAATTGATTCCAATTTGGAATCTTGTCAGTTACTGGTGATGAATATCAACATGGAAGATATGAAACAGAGTAGCCAGCAAATTCCTTCCATTCGGAACAAAGAGTCTCTCAGCTTCAGTCAAAGTATATCAGTTATTGATCTCAAGAAAGTAATAGTAGTGAgcaatgaagatgatgatggagcTCTAGAGTTGAAGAACAGAGGAGTGGAACGAACCAGTGGAGAACTCTTGAAGACCACAGTGTCAATGTGTTTAttgttgtctttgtctttctctaaaagttgtaaaaaaaaagggtgTGAAGCTAAAGCTAAATGGTATGTAAGCaatgttttgcaattttaaatttacaaaataacaCTCGGAGTTTCTGAAAGTTTAATTTTGACCcataatatttgatatttgagGCATTGTCCTGgaattaaaaccaaattgaaacTCCTTCGCGTGTGTTTTCTGCTGCATTTTTACCTCTTAGCGTCTCCGGCGAAAACCCACTACGACTGAGTATGGCGCTCGAAATCGAAGCTCGAGAGTAAGATTTCGCTTTCTCTTACAAACCCTAGTTTTCGTTTAGTGTCACTGATATGAATTGTGCTCCAAGAACCATCGTTTACGAATGCTCAGATGGATCTTAGGTTACATGTTTGGAGAAAACATCTTGAATGTTGGTTTTTTTATATCCTCCATACTAAAGTTGTGGTTTTTAAATCTAcccataatttgttttagctTGGTTCTTCTAAAGCTAATTGCTTCTGAATATCTAGATTCCTCCGTAGCTATTCTTCGTTTAAATTAACGTCGTATACGAAAATTTGAGGGAGATCATCGTTAGagtgttttgattctttgcAATGCGTCTCGAGGAAAAATCCAATTTGTATAAATTTGAACTCTTGTTAATTCTCGGCTTGGATTGAAACCATTGACAGTATTATTAGCCATTTTGTTAGTAATATTGGATGGAGAACGTTTTGATGCTATATGTCAGCTTTGTGTAGATCTTCATCCCTAATAGCTCTCTATTGTGTTGAATGTCTCAGTGTAATAAAGATTATGCTTCAGTTCTGCAAAGAAAATTCCTTGAATCAGACATTCCAGACATTACAAAGCGAGTGTCAGGTTTCCTTGAATACAGTAGACAGCGTCGAGACGTTTATTTCTGATATTAATAGTGGAAGATGGGACTCGGTACTACCTCAAGTTTCCCAGCTTAAACTTCCCAGGAATAAACTTGAAGACCTTTATGAACAGGTTTGTTCTTTTACTCTGTGAAATGTAGAAGTGTATAAAAATAGTGATTGTCAttgtaagttttgtttattttcggGGTGATTTTTTCAGATTGTATTGGAGATGATAGAACTTCGAGAGTTGGACACTGCCCGAGCTATTTTGAGACAAACTCAGGTGATGGGTGTCATGAAGCAGGAGCAAGCAGAAAGATATTTGCGGATGGAGCATCTTCTAGTCAGAAGCTATTTTGATCCGCATGAGGTATGGAAACTATATTATGCTCGACTATTCAATATCACGTTGGGTGTTgcttttgttgttgctgtgtCACCTAAGCATGGTTGTCCGCAACTGTTCAACAGTTCAAACAATGTTGCTATATCTGTTATCTCTTGCATTTTCTGTACTCTACTTGCGACTTTTGATATCTTTCAAAATCTTAAGTAGAACCAGTGAGCGGTTAAACATGAAGTTGTTTCTAGATGAGGGTCTCAAAGTATAACACATGCTCGTATTTCTGAGTACAAAAGTATCTTTACATGTTACTAGCTCTTTTACATGTTGATGGATTTGACTTTTCTATCTGATTAGTCTTTTGAGGTGTATTGTCTCCTAGTCATTGTTCATGTTATGCACAAAGAGTGGCGTTTTTCATGTAATCATTTCCTTGTGATAATCATGGTTTGCTAATTTTACCTTTGTTTCTAAGGCTTATGGAGACTcaactaaagaaagaaaacggGCACAGATTGCTCAAGGTTGGccatttcttctttattttctacaATAACAATTTTCTTCAGTTATTGTATGATTAATTACCTGAAGGAACCAAGTGATGTTCTGGAATACTCTCTCTATTGCATgcttaaatattattatgacATGAAAAGAAGTTATGACGAGAACTTATTTCCTGTTTAATGGTtatagagtttttgttttctcttgctCAGTATGTACTCAAGGTTCACTAATTGTTTGTTCTCCTACTCGATCAGCTGTGGCTGCCGAGGTTACCGTGGTACCACCTTCACGGTTAATGGCTTTGATAGGTCAGGCTTTAAAGTGGCAACAACATCAAGGTGATTATCTAAGGAACTGTGGATGCTACCAAACAGTTCTGTCAAACTTCATCtcgttttcttttacttttttgccTACATTACTAATATATCAATGGAATCAACATATGTACCCTCTCTCATTTCCTAAAATTTACATACACTTGTGTCAGGCCTGCTCCCTCCAGGAACACAGTTTGACCTCTTTCGTGGGACGGCAGCTATGAAGCAAGATGTAGAAGACACACATCCTAATGTTCTTACTCATACCATAAAGGTTCATATTCACACTTTAATAGCTTCTTTAGCTTAGTGGTCTATGATCTGTTGCTCATGATTATTTTGGGTTTTCTCATCAGTTGAGTTCTTGTCtaattttcatatctttttcCTTGTGCTGGTGCTGGTGCAGTTTGGTAAAAAGAGTCATGCAGAATGCGCTAGATTCTCACCAGATGGACAGTTTCTTGCATCTTCTTCTGTGGATGGTTTTATCGAGGTGAGTTGATCCGGAATCTGTATGTATGATAATACAAGTTATTAGTCTTTAAAATAATTCTGTGACTAGGATTGCTCAGACTTGAAAAGCATTACAGGTATGGGATTACATAAGTGGAAAGCTCAAGAAGGATTTGCAATATCAAGCTGATGTAAGCTCTCAtgtcttcttttcattttttaattctaaCTCAGTACGGGGTCAGATGAGCTGTTAGTACATTttaatcaaatgaaaataatcCTTACTGCATCTGATTATTGAACGTGTGACAAGTCTGTGAGAATGATATGGTGGATtactttttgctttttattccaaaaatgTCGCCCATGAGATTCCTGAAGCACCAAGTATATGGTGGATTACTGTtatctttgaattttaattttttctccaATGTAACTCCTAAAGCACCAAGTATCTCGTCTGAGACTTCCTGGTATACAAAATATCAGTTTTGGATAAAGAGTTCCCATTCCATCCTCTTTACTTACTATGATTAATTTCTGACAGGAATCTTTCATGATGCATGATGATCCTGTCCTCTGCATAGACTTTAGCAGAGATTCAGAGATGCTTGCATCTGGGTCACAAGATGGAAAGATTAAAGTAAGTTCC
This sequence is a window from Arabidopsis thaliana chromosome 1 sequence. Protein-coding genes within it:
- a CDS encoding Pentatricopeptide repeat (PPR) superfamily protein (Pentatricopeptide repeat (PPR) superfamily protein; CONTAINS InterPro DOMAIN/s: Pentatricopeptide repeat (InterPro:IPR002885); BEST Arabidopsis thaliana protein match is: Tetratricopeptide repeat (TPR)-like superfamily protein (TAIR:AT3G23020.1); Has 67480 Blast hits to 15556 proteins in 325 species: Archae - 2; Bacteria - 89; Metazoa - 1013; Fungi - 877; Plants - 63572; Viruses - 0; Other Eukaryotes - 1927 (source: NCBI BLink).), producing MLQPSPPHYSSSRDVRHHHHHHHHHHHLALSSKARVFPLSLPCNFSSRVSFKLQLHCAASSSSSVSPPRCSKPNPSSRKRKYGGVIPSILRSLDSSTDIETTLASLCLNLSPKEQTVLLKEQTRWERVLRVFRFFQSHQSYVPNVIHYNIVLRALGRAGKWDELRLCWIEMAHNGVLPTNNTYGMLVDVYGKAGLVKEALLWIKHMGQRMHFPDEVTMATVVRVFKNSGEFDRADRFFKGWCAGKVDLDLDSIDDFPKNGSAQSPVNLKQFLSMELFKVGARNPIEKSLHFASGSDSSPRKPRLTSTFNTLIDLYGKAGRLNDAANLFSEMLKSGVPIDTVTFNTMIHTCGTHGHLSEAESLLKKMEEKGISPDTKTYNILLSLHADAGDIEAALEYYRKIRKVGLFPDTVTHRAVLHILCQRKMVAEVEAVIAEMDRNSIRIDEHSVPVIMQMYVNEGLVVQAKALFERFQLDCVLSSTTLAAVIDVYAEKGLWVEAETVFYGKRNMSGQRNDVLEYNVMIKAYGKAKLHEKALSLFKGMKNQGTWPDECTYNSLFQMLAGVDLVDEAQRILAEMLDSGCKPGCKTYAAMIASYVRLGLLSDAVDLYEAMEKTGVKPNEVVYGSLINGFAESGMVEEAIQYFRMMEEHGVQSNHIVLTSLIKAYSKVGCLEEARRVYDKMKDSEGGPDVAASNSMLSLCADLGIVSEAESIFNALREKGTCDVISFATMMYLYKGMGMLDEAIEVAEEMRESGLLSDCTSFNQVMACYAADGQLSECCELFHEMLVERKLLLDWGTFKTLFTLLKKGGVPSEAVSQLQTAYNEAKPLATPAITATLFSAMGLYAYALESCQELTSGEIPREHFAYNAVIYTYSASGDIDMALKAYMRMQEKGLEPDIVTQAYLVGIYGKAGMVEGVKRVHSRLTFGELEPSQSLFKAVRDAYVSANRQDLADVVKKEMSIAFEAERECSSRSGEEEEDDEEENSEEDEAF